A part of Aegilops tauschii subsp. strangulata cultivar AL8/78 chromosome 2, Aet v6.0, whole genome shotgun sequence genomic DNA contains:
- the LOC109740933 gene encoding UDP-glycosyltransferase 85A2 isoform X1 gives MAMAPSSKPAKTTPHILLLPYPAQGHVNPFLRLAKAQHARGFHVTFVHTEHNHGRLLRSRGLGAVTGAADGFRFETIPDGLPRSEHDATQDIWALCEATRRACPAHLRELVERLGRTEGVPPVTCVIADGAMGFAVHAAKDMGLPAYLFFTPSACGFLCYLNFDQLVKRGYVPFKDESCFTNGYLDTPVDWITGMISNLRLRDFPTFIRTTDADDVMLTINIKQCELDAPAADGILLNTYDDLERAALDAIRERLPNTFVVGPLGPEVSPPSYLPFLTSSLWKEDGRCIAWLDAQAADGSVMYVNFGSITVMTRDQMVEFARGLADAGSPFLWVVRPDMVRDGGDDDGKVPVPDGFAEEVAGRGLMVGWCDQEAVLGHRATGGFLSHCGWNSTLESLCAGVPMLCWPFFSEQVTNCRYACEEWGVGVQMPREAGRGKVEAAVRELMGDGDKAVAMRRKAAEWKEKAVRAVAAGGSSQRDLERLVDEIAHVKG, from the exons ATGGCCATGGCGCCGTCCTCGAAGCCGGCCAAGACGACGCCGCACATCCTGCTGCTCCCCTACCCGGCGCAGGGCCACGTGAACCCGTTCCTTCGTCTGGCCAAGGCCCAGCACGCGCGGGGATTCCACGTCACCTTCGTCCACACGGAGCACAACCACGGCCGCCTCCTCCGCTCCCGCGGCCTCGGCGCCGTCACGGGCGCCGCCGACGGCTTCCGGTTCGAGACGATCCCCGACGGGCTCCCCCGTTCCGAGCACGACGCTACGCAGGACATCTGGGCGCTCTGCGAGGCCACGCGCCGGGCGTGTCCTGCCCACCTCAGGGAGCTCGTCGAGCGGCTCGGGAGGACGGAGGGGGTCCCGCCGGTCACCTGCGTCATCGCCGACGGCGCCATGGGGTTCGCGGTGCACGCGGCCAAGGACATGGGGCTGCCGGCCTACCTCTTCTTCACCCCCAGCGCCTGCGGCTTCTTGTGCTACCTCAACTTCGATCAGCTTGTCAAGCGAGGATACGTGCCATTCAAAG ATGAGAGCTGCTTCACCAATGGGTACCTGGACACCCCCGTGGACTGGATCACTGGCATGATCAGTAACCTCCGCCTACGTGACTTCCCGACGTTCATCCGCACCACTGACGCTGACGATGTGATGCTGACCATCAACATCAAGCAATGCGAGCTCGACGCCCCCGCCGCTGACGGTATCCTCCTCAACACCTACGATGACCTCGAGCGCGCCGCGCTGGACGCCATCCGCGAGCGCCTGCCCAACACCTTCGTCGTCGGGCCCCTCGGCCCAGAGGTCTCGCCGCCATCGTACCTCCCCTTCCTCACCTCGAGCTTGTGGAAGGAGGACGGCCGGTGCATCGCGTGGCTAGACGCGCAGGCGGCGGACGGCTCCGTGATGTACGTCAACTTCGGGAGCATCACGGTCATGACGAGGGACCAGATGGTGGAGTTCGCTCGGGGGCTGGCCGACGCCGGCAGCCCGTTCCTGTGGGTTGTCCGGCCCGACATGGTGCGCGACGGCGGCGATGATGATGGCAAGGTGCCGGTGCCGGATGGGTTCGCGGAGGAGGTCGCGGGACGAGGGCTGATGGTGGGGTGGTGCGACCAGGAGGCGGTGCTGGGCCACCGCGCGACCGGGGGTTTCCTGAGCCACTGCGGTTGGAACTCGACGTTGGAGAGCCTGTGCGCTGGCGTGCCGATGTTGTGTTGGCCCTTCTTCTCAGAGCAGGTGACCAACTGCCGGTACGCGTGCGAGGAGTGGGGTGTGGGCGTCCAGATGCCGCGCGAGGCCGGGCGGGGAAAGGTTGAGGCTGCCGTGAGGGAGCTAATGGGCGATGGGGATAAGGCGGTGGCAATGAGGAGGAAGGCAGCGGAGTGGAAGGAGAAGGCCGTGAGGGCGGTCGCGGCGGGTGGGTCCTCGCAACGGGACCTTGAAAGGTTAGTCGACGAAATTGCGCACGTCAAGGGCTAG
- the LOC109740933 gene encoding UDP-glycosyltransferase 85A2 isoform X2 has translation MAMAPSSKPAKTTPHILLLPYPAQGHVNPFLRLAKALHARGLHVTFVHTEHNHGRLLRSRGLGAVTGAADGFRFETIPDGLPRSDHDATQDIWALCEATRRACPGHLRELVERLGRTEGVPPVTCVVTDGAMGFAVHAAKEMGLPAYLFFTPSACGFLCYLNFDQLVKRGYVPFKDESCFTNGYLDTPVDWITGMISNLRLRDFPTFIRTTDADDVMLTINIKQCELDAPAADGILLNTYDDLERAALDAIRERLPNTFVVGPLGPEVSPPSYLPFLTSSLWKEDGRCIAWLDAQAADGSVMYVNFGSITVMTRDQMVEFARGLADAGSPFLWVVRPDMVRDGGDDDGKVPVPDGFAEEVAGRGLMVGWCDQEAVLGHRATGGFLSHCGWNSTLESLCAGVPMLCWPFFSEQVTNCRYACEEWGVGVQMPREAGRGKVEAAVRELMGDGDKAVAMRRKAAEWKEKAVRAVAAGGSSQRDLERLVDEIAHVKG, from the exons ATGGCGATGGCGCCGTCCTCGAAGCCGGCCAAGACGACGCCGCACATCCTGCTGCTCCCCTACCCGGCGCAGGGCCACGTCAACCCGTTTCTTCGTCTGGCCAAGGCCCTGCACGCGCGGGGGCTCCACGTCACCTTCGTCCACACGGAGCACAACCACGGCCGCCTCCTCCGCTCTCGCGGCCTCGGCGCCGTCACGGGCGCCGCCGACGGCTTCCGGTTTGAGACGATCCCCGACGGGCTCCCCCGCTCCGACCACGACGCCACGCAGGACATCTGGGCGCTCTGTGAGGCCACGCGCCGGGCGTGTCCTGGCCACCTCAGGGAGCTCGTTGAGAGGCTCGGGAGGACGGAGGGAGTCCCGCCGGTCACCTGCGTCGTCACCGACGGCGCCATGGGATTCGCGGTGCACGCGGCCAAGGAGATGGGGCTGCCGGCATACCTCTTCTTCACCCCCAGCGCCTGCGGCTTCTTGTGCTACCTCAACTTCGATCAGCTTGTCAAGCGGGGATACGTGCCATTCAAAG ATGAGAGCTGCTTCACCAATGGGTACCTGGACACCCCCGTGGACTGGATCACTGGCATGATCAGTAACCTCCGCCTACGTGACTTCCCGACGTTCATCCGCACCACTGACGCTGACGATGTGATGCTGACCATCAACATCAAGCAATGCGAGCTCGACGCCCCCGCCGCTGACGGTATCCTCCTCAACACCTACGATGACCTCGAGCGCGCCGCGCTGGACGCCATCCGCGAGCGCCTGCCCAACACCTTCGTCGTCGGGCCCCTCGGCCCAGAGGTCTCGCCGCCATCGTACCTCCCCTTCCTCACCTCGAGCTTGTGGAAGGAGGACGGCCGGTGCATCGCGTGGCTAGACGCGCAGGCGGCGGACGGCTCCGTGATGTACGTCAACTTCGGGAGCATCACGGTCATGACGAGGGACCAGATGGTGGAGTTCGCTCGGGGGCTGGCCGACGCCGGCAGCCCGTTCCTGTGGGTTGTCCGGCCCGACATGGTGCGCGACGGCGGCGATGATGATGGCAAGGTGCCGGTGCCGGATGGGTTCGCGGAGGAGGTCGCGGGACGAGGGCTGATGGTGGGGTGGTGCGACCAGGAGGCGGTGCTGGGCCACCGCGCGACCGGGGGTTTCCTGAGCCACTGCGGTTGGAACTCGACGTTGGAGAGCCTGTGCGCTGGCGTGCCGATGTTGTGTTGGCCCTTCTTCTCAGAGCAGGTGACCAACTGCCGGTACGCGTGCGAGGAGTGGGGTGTGGGCGTCCAGATGCCGCGCGAGGCCGGGCGGGGAAAGGTTGAGGCTGCCGTGAGGGAGCTAATGGGCGATGGGGATAAGGCGGTGGCAATGAGGAGGAAGGCAGCGGAGTGGAAGGAGAAGGCCGTGAGGGCGGTCGCGGCGGGTGGGTCCTCGCAACGGGACCTTGAAAGGTTAGTCGACGAAATTGCGCACGTCAAGGGCTAG
- the LOC109740928 gene encoding uncharacterized protein — protein MESSWGVGGVVCHLQCEISSVEVTGLGCTGALFLRCHVPAGGGRTIQIDSQSAEAERRAGDRSTSTDVVSWRDVASLACDGSPACVRELADTRSVVFEVRRRQKKIMGRAGSSELLGRAEVAWRDVGVPAVERRVALAVSGRSKGGAARNDPAPVMSVRMSVRVLETTAPVRRNVDSQRETCGCEWSAGGSDDVYGVAACGIADDAGE, from the coding sequence ATGGAAAGCAGCTGGGGTGTCGGTGGCGTCGTTTGCCATCTCCAGTGCGAGATCAGCTCCGTCGAGGTCACGGGACTCGGCTGCACCGGTGCGCTCTTCCTCCGGTGCCACGTCCCCGCGGGCGGCGGCAGGACGATCCAGATCGACAGCCAAAGCGCCGAGGCCGAGCGCCGCGCCGGCGACCGATCCACATCGACCGACGTGGTCTCGTGGCGCGACGTGGCGTCGCTGGCGTGCGACGGCTCGCCGGCGTGCGTGCGGGAGCTCGCGGACACGAGGAGCGTGGTGTTCGAGGTGCGGAGGAGGCAGAAGAAGATCATGGGGCGCGCCGGGTCGTCGGAGCTGCTTGGCCGCGCCGAGGTTGCATGGAGGGACGTCGGTGTCCCGGCGGTGGAGCGGCGAGTCGCGCTTGCCGTGTCCGGCCGGAGCAAAGGCGGGGCAGCCCGGAACGATCCCGCGCCGGTGATGTCGGTGAGGATGAGCGTGCGCGTGTTGGAGACGACTGCGCCCGTCCGCCGGAACGTGGACTCGCAGCGGGAGACTTGTGGGTGCGAGTGGAGCGCCGGCGGGAGCGACGATGTGTACGGAGTGGCTGCGTGCGGCATCGCAGATGACGCGGGCGAGTAG